In Flavobacteriales bacterium TMED191, a genomic segment contains:
- a CDS encoding DUF721 domain-containing protein, protein MAIIMRNAKVKKISQVISDFLNKKKGYDKEILSPKQLWSRVVGKHVLSESRKIYIENNLFYVTIKNPYLKSDLIAQKKTILNRLKDLKNNLSDVIIR, encoded by the coding sequence ATGGCAATTATTATGAGGAACGCAAAAGTTAAAAAGATTAGTCAAGTAATCTCAGATTTTTTAAATAAAAAAAAAGGCTATGATAAAGAGATATTGTCACCAAAGCAATTATGGAGTAGAGTAGTAGGAAAACATGTCTTGTCAGAATCTCGAAAAATATATATTGAAAATAATTTATTTTATGTAACCATTAAAAATCCATATTTGAAATCTGATTTGATTGCACAAAAAAAAACAATACTTAATAGGTTAAAAGACCTTAAAAATAACCTGTCAGATGTGATTATTAGATAG